The sequence below is a genomic window from Actinokineospora baliensis.
CACCTGGGGTCGTGGGTGGAGTACCACTCGCGGGAGCGCTACTTGGCTCTTGTCGACGCGTGCTGGGAGACGCGGGCGTTCGGCGACTTCTGGCAGCACTGCCTGGTCGCCGAGGGCGCGATCGATCTCGCAGCAGAGGCCATCGTGAACCCCTGGGACGTGGCGCCGCTACAGGTGCTCGTCGAAGAGGCAGGTGGCCGGTTCACCGACCTGTCCGGCGCGAACCGGTACGACGGTGGCTCGGTTCTGACCTCTAACGGCCACCTGCACGATGGGGCTCTAGGCCTTCTCCGTGACCGGTAGGACGCCTATAGCGCCGCGAACCACCTGCGACCAGGCGAGCCTGCCGAACAAGTAATGGCAGGCCACCTGCTCGTTGTTGAAGCTGGCCCAGTCGTACCTGTTGCCCTGCTCGCGCCAGAACACTTCCCAGCTGCCGTGCTCGGGGTGGTGCAGCAGGCACCAGGTGTTGTCGGCCTCTTCCCCGATCGACACGACGTCGGCTGGCATGCCTATAGAGGCGAGCAGGCCGACGATCGATTCGGTGTTCACGGGGTTTCCTCCAACAGACCAAGAGCGACCAACTCCGCGGCGGAGTGGGTGGCGCGGTAGCGCTCACCGCCACCAGGCTGCCCGAACCACGGCGCGGACACCGCCCGCCATACGGGCAGCGGCTGCACTACGCGGTAGCGACGGTAGCCCGCGCTGGCGTGGGCGGGTGGCAGCGACCGGCGAGCGAACCTGGTGCCGTCAGCGCTGAAGACCCGGCCATTGGCGGTGCCGAACCGGTCGAGCACCGTTCCCTCGGGGAGCACAAGAGCCTCTCCTGGCGCTGCGCCGCCTTCGGGATAGAGCTCGCTGGTGGGCCAGGCGTACTCGGTGCGCCGCTGCGAGTTGGGGTCGAACGGGCGGACCAAGAAGCGGCGGTCCCAGTCGCGCTCGTGTATCCCGCCCTGCGGGTCGTAGCTGTGCAGCAGGTCCGGAGCAGTGCGGCCACGGGTTGGCGCGGCGTGCTGGACCGGGGTGGCGCTGTCAGCCAGTTCGGACTTGGGGTGGTCACCGGGCGGGAAGCGCAGTCCTGCGGCGAAGTCCACGTCCGCCGGGGGCGGCGCGAGCTGCCGCATGGGCGCGAGCGACGCAGCGGGCATACGCCCGCCCGGGAACATCTGCGACTGCGAGAGGCTCTGCGCGCCCTTGTCCGCGCGGCCCTTGAACGGGCCGACGACTATAGGCACCACGGCGAAGCCGCCGCCCTCTTCGCGCTTCTCGGCGCTCTTAGCCGGTTGGTCCGGGGCAGCGACGGGCTGGTCTGGCTGCGGCACTGCGCCGGTGAGCTTGCCTTGACCGAGCGGACTGCCCTTGCCGGACTCCCCGGGCTTGCCGGTCTGCAACGCCTCGGCGATCCGGTTGGGCTGGGAGTCGGTCTTGGCGGTGAGGTCGGACAGCTTCGCGGCGATCTGCTGCTTGGAGCCCTCCGGCGCCCTGGTGGGCTCGCCGGACCTGAGCGCGTTCTTCGGTGCGTCGGCTCCCCGGCCGCTCTGGTCGGCGAGCGGTCGACTGGTCGAGTCGCCGACGCGGGCCGCGGTGTTGGCGGCCTTGGCGCCGGTCTGCGACCGCGTGCCCTCGCCGGTCTTGGCCGCCTGCTCAGCGGCTTTGGCGCCAGGCTCGGCGCGGACCGGCTGGGGCTTCTGCTGCTGCGGGGGCGGGGCCAACTGCTTGCCGCCACCGGGTGTCTGCGCGGGCACGCCGAGAACGCCAGGAGTGGCTGGGCGCGGGGTCGCGGAGGGCGCGGACGTGCTCGGGATGTTCCCGACGATGGGCGTGCCACCCAGGTTCACGCCGGTGAGCCTGCCGCCGAGTGGGTTGCCCGACGGCGGGGCCGCGGTCGTGCCACCGGGCTGCACGCCACCGACCGTCGACCCGGCACCGGGAGCGCCACCGGAGGGCTGCCCCACCGGAGCGGAGGTCTGGCTCGGGGCGTCGATGACGGCCGCGGAGGCCGCTTGGACGGCGTCGACGGGCAACCCGACGTGCGGCGGCTGGGTGGGCACCGGCATGGGCGGTGGCACGTTGGTCGGGATCTCCGGCAGCTGCACCGCAGGACCCCCGACCGGCGGCAGCACCGGCTGCGTGTGCGGCGCGGGTGGGGTCTGGATGACCGTGTCGAGCTTCGGCGGGACCACCGGCAGCACGGGGGGCGCCGTCGCGCCGGGCTTGAGGCCCAGGTCCGCGGCGGACGGGGTGGTGATCTTGCCGTTGGCGATCTGGTTGCCCGCGGCGATCACCGGCTTGGTCACCGTGTCGACCAGCGGGACGACGATGTCGCGGATGCCGTGGCCCGCCGCGCCGGTCACGCCGGTCACCACGGTGCTGGCGGCCTGCACGGTCGTGCCGAGCAGCGACACGATCCCGCTCCCGATGGCACCGGGGCCCGCGTTGACCAGGTCGTTGGTGAACGTGACGCTCGAGCCGATCGACGCCACGGTGGTGAGCAGCGAGTTCTGGATGTGCGCGATGTTGGTCGCGATGCCCTTGATCAGCCACGACAGGTTCAGGAGGGCGTTCTCGTTGCCCGCGTCGGCCGCGACCTTGGCGGCGTCCATGTTCTTGGCCAGCGCCACCAGCTTCTCGACGATCTTCGCCTTGGCGGCGGCGATCTCGTTGGCGGCGTGGTTCAACCGCTCCGCCGCTTCCCGGCAGCCCTTGGCGGTGGCGTTGAAGTGGCCGTTGTCGCCCCGCACGAAGCGCGACCAGTAGCGCTCGGCGGCGTCGGCGGCGTCACCGTCGAACGCGGACAAGGCGGAGTGGGCGGCGCTGTCGGCATCGCCTGCCAACGCGGCGATCCGGGTCCCGGCGAGCTCCCAAGCCTTGGCCGTGGCCCGCATCTTGGTCTCATCGCCTTGCGGCCACCGAACCCCCGTGGCAGCGGCGACGCCAGCCAGCTCGCCGGGCAACTGCATCCCCATGAAGTCCCCCTAAGCGTCGAGCACGCCGGTGTTGTGGTCCTCGGTGCGCCTATAGGCGTGGGCTGTTTCGCGGAAGCGGTCGCCGACGTCGTCCAGCTTCCCCGACAGCGCGTTGAGGGCCTTGAGGGTCTGGAGGGCGGGCCCGGCGTGGGTCGCGGAGAACCGCAGGCCGACGGCATCACCGCCCCAGCAGGCCCCCGTCGAGCTGACCAGGTCGGCCAGCTCGCGGTGAATCGACCCCGCTCGCCCGGCCAGTGCGTCGAACTGCCCGGCCCGGTGGGCGAGGCGCTCGCTGTCTGCCTCGAACCTGTCCATCACGGCCTCCCCGCGTCCGGCTCAAGCCAGGCCACGTTCTCGTAGCTCTCTTCGACGACCGGCGGCGTGATCTCGTCGCGGCGCAGGTCTGCTGTGCCCCGCAACAGGGCCTCCGGGTCCGTTCCCGCGGGCAGCACCGGCGCGACCGCGTGCCCGGCCGCGCTCGCGGCAAGGGCGTCCGCGGCGGCGATGGTGCGCACGATCACGGCGGCCAGATCGGCGGGCCGGTACACGCGGTAGGCGTCGTCCCGCAGGTCCAACGCGGTGAGAGCGCCTTGCGCGGACACGGTCGCGGTGACGACGCCGCAGTCGCTGGTCGCGGTCTCCCTGATCGCCGCCAGCGCCCGGTGCACCTCAGCGAGCTGGTCCCGCCCGCGCCGGTAATCGGCGAGGAGATCCTCGACCTGGGCTCGGTGGTCGGTCACCACGACCTCCTCCGCGTCATCGG
It includes:
- a CDS encoding glycohydrolase toxin TNT-related protein (This protein contains a domain related to Tuberculosis Necrotizing Toxin, which is the C-terminal effector domain of outer membrane channel protein CpnT, and which has a lethal NAD+-glycohydrolase activity.), whose protein sequence is MGMQLPGELAGVAAATGVRWPQGDETKMRATAKAWELAGTRIAALAGDADSAAHSALSAFDGDAADAAERYWSRFVRGDNGHFNATAKGCREAAERLNHAANEIAAAKAKIVEKLVALAKNMDAAKVAADAGNENALLNLSWLIKGIATNIAHIQNSLLTTVASIGSSVTFTNDLVNAGPGAIGSGIVSLLGTTVQAASTVVTGVTGAAGHGIRDIVVPLVDTVTKPVIAAGNQIANGKITTPSAADLGLKPGATAPPVLPVVPPKLDTVIQTPPAPHTQPVLPPVGGPAVQLPEIPTNVPPPMPVPTQPPHVGLPVDAVQAASAAVIDAPSQTSAPVGQPSGGAPGAGSTVGGVQPGGTTAAPPSGNPLGGRLTGVNLGGTPIVGNIPSTSAPSATPRPATPGVLGVPAQTPGGGKQLAPPPQQQKPQPVRAEPGAKAAEQAAKTGEGTRSQTGAKAANTAARVGDSTSRPLADQSGRGADAPKNALRSGEPTRAPEGSKQQIAAKLSDLTAKTDSQPNRIAEALQTGKPGESGKGSPLGQGKLTGAVPQPDQPVAAPDQPAKSAEKREEGGGFAVVPIVVGPFKGRADKGAQSLSQSQMFPGGRMPAASLAPMRQLAPPPADVDFAAGLRFPPGDHPKSELADSATPVQHAAPTRGRTAPDLLHSYDPQGGIHERDWDRRFLVRPFDPNSQRRTEYAWPTSELYPEGGAAPGEALVLPEGTVLDRFGTANGRVFSADGTRFARRSLPPAHASAGYRRYRVVQPLPVWRAVSAPWFGQPGGGERYRATHSAAELVALGLLEETP
- a CDS encoding WXG100 family type VII secretion target — protein: MDRFEADSERLAHRAGQFDALAGRAGSIHRELADLVSSTGACWGGDAVGLRFSATHAGPALQTLKALNALSGKLDDVGDRFRETAHAYRRTEDHNTGVLDA
- a CDS encoding YbaB/EbfC family nucleoid-associated protein; the protein is MTDHRAQVEDLLADYRRGRDQLAEVHRALAAIRETATSDCGVVTATVSAQGALTALDLRDDAYRVYRPADLAAVIVRTIAAADALAASAAGHAVAPVLPAGTDPEALLRGTADLRRDEITPPVVEESYENVAWLEPDAGRP